From the Sebastes fasciatus isolate fSebFas1 chromosome 3, fSebFas1.pri, whole genome shotgun sequence genome, one window contains:
- the LOC141765366 gene encoding ecto-ADP-ribosyltransferase 4-like, which translates to MMKESMLMFIVLCCLCVRIRPLNAKTLPEHDTIKALLKRSDVQKVDVETSSPQEATVDPSSASEEPVNVQNTSVQAAVQKTTNASLKAAVQVPSGLSRLIRIPLSLSLDSVDDMYYGCSQKMLINVKRHYLPRSTREGLHSTYTKLCALKAMKNKDMYDPLSWNHFRALCAYTAGSYDDLNRAVRRGKASYKTSFQFHALHFLLSDAIRLLKLNQRSCFTTYRRSKLLFIGELGQTIRFGSFASSSLNKDLRQFGRRTCFEIETCFGAYLKSYSEFDSDEDEVLIPPYEMFTIVSVNVTGENDLHCDAFYKLETAGVYSSLNCQAEDLYN; encoded by the exons ATGATGAAGGAGAGTATGTTGATGTTTATCGTCCTTTGCTGCCTCTGTGTGAGGATAAGACCTCTGAATGCAAAGACG TTGCCTGAACATGACACCATAAAGGCCCTGTTGAAACGCTCTGATGTCCAAAAGGTCGATGTTGAGACATCCTCTCCACAGGAGGCTACAGTGGACCCATCTTCAGCATCTGAAGAGCCTGTAAATGTTCAGAATACCTCCGTTCAGGCTGCCGTGCAGAAAACCACAAACGCCTCGCTGAAGGCAGCAGTACAGGTCCCGTCAGGTCTGTCCAGGCTCATCAGAATCCCtctcagcttgtctctggacTCCGTCGATGACATGTATTACGGCTGCTCTCAGAAGATGCTGATCAACGTGAAACGCCACTACCTCCCCAGGAGCACCAGGGAAGGTCTGCACTCCACATACACAAAGCTGTGTGCCCTCAAAGCCATGAAGAATAAGGACATGTATGACCCGCTGTCCTGGAATCACTTCAGGGCTCTGTGTGCCTACACAGCGGGGTCATACGACGACCTAAACCGAGCAGTCCGTAGGGGGAAGGCTTCCTACAAGACATCGTTTCAATTCCACGCCCTCCACTTCCTGCTGTCTGACGCCATCCGGCTCCTCAAACTCAACCAAAGAAGCTGCTTCACCACCTACCGGAGGAGCAAACTGCTCTTCATCGGGGAATTAGGACAAACCATTCGCTTCGGCTCATTCGCCTCCAGCTCCCTCAACAAGGACTTGCGTCAGTTTGGACGGAGGACCTGCTTTGAGATAGAAACATGTTTTGGCGCCTACCTCAAGTCCTATTCCGAGTTTGACTCGGACGAAGATGAAGTACTGATTCCTCCGTATGAGATGTTCACTATTGTCTCTGTGAACGTGACGGGAGAGAACGACTTACACTGTGATGCTTTCTACAAGCTTGAGACTGCCGGGGTTTACAGCAGTCTCAACTGCCAGGCTGAGGACCTTTATAATTAG
- the LOC141764962 gene encoding SUN domain-containing protein 3-like isoform X2, with amino-acid sequence MLSNRQSEVTVRRSVRLTNAGYYDHLGKPVISYKETATYKKRRFSPDGLRKSIAKRISMASEIIGANWAIGANGANGAKEASGDNKDSGGNGASWAKEASGDNKDSGANGACWNGIIRWLFFMLPVCLGIVYFTLALSMNSNSLDSGPSASLFPSTKRDKALSTYEWMGERMRMLQDEVLRLKWVKEPPGDTMLNFALESQARLSSETYQCTGPTCFLSSLISLWRRPVDPSIVTQGGPIVDGRCWPFDGERGHLVIALSHPVTISHVTLGHISKTVTTDSISSAPKMFAVYGMKTKEDEGTLLGTFLYDQDGESLQTFKLSDQEAGVFSHVKLQVESNWGNPDYTCVYNFRVYGTI; translated from the exons ATGTTATCAAACAGGCAAAGTGAAG tCACGGTACGTAGAAGCGTTCGACTGACCAACGCAGGATATTACGACCATCTAGGAAAACCAGTCATTTCCTACAAGGAGACGGCTACGTACAA AAAAAGGAGGTTTTCTCCAGACGGTCTGAGAAAGTCCATCGCCAAGAGAATCAGCATGGCCAGCGAGATCATAGGGGCCAATTGGGCCATAGGGGCCAACGGGGCCAACGGGGCCAAAGAGGCCAGCGGGGACAACAAGGACAGCGGGGGCAACGGGGCCAGCTGGGCCAAAGAGGCCAGCGGGGACAACAAGGACAGCGGGGCCAACGGGGCCTGCTGGAACGGCATTATTCGCTGGCTGTTCTTCATGCTGCCCGTGTGTCTTG GAATTGTATACTTCACCCTGGCTCTATCCATGAACAGCAACTCTCTTGACTCAGGAccctcagcgtcacttttcCCATCAACCAAGCGGGATAAG GCCTTGAGCACATATGAATGGATGGGGGAGCGGATGAGAATGCTGCAGGACGAGGTGCTGAGGTTAAAGTGGGTCAAGGAGCCACCAGGGGACACTATGCTCAACTTTGCCCTGGAGTCGCAAG CTCGATTGTCCTCGGAAACATACCAATGCACCGGACCAACCTGTTTTCTTTCATCCCTGATATCTCTTTGGAGACGACCTGTAGACCCAAGTATTGTGACTCAG GGAGGACCAATCGTGGATGGACGCTGCTGGCCATTTGATGGTGAGCGTGGACATTTAGTCATAGCCCTGTCCCACCCAGTGACCATCAGCCATGTGACACTGGGTCACATTTCAAAGACCGTGACAACTGACAGCATCTCGAGCGCCCCAAAGATGTTTGCTGTCTAT GGCATGAAGACTAAAGAGGATGAAGGTACCCTACTAGGAACCTTTCTTTATGATCAGGACGGCGAGTCATTGCAGACTTTCAAACTGTCT GATCAGGAAGCAGGTGTCTTCAGCCACGTGAAACTGCAAGTCGAGAGCAACTGGGGAAATCCTGACTACACTTGCGTGTACAATTTCAGGGTCTATGGGACCATATAG
- the LOC141764962 gene encoding SUN domain-containing protein 1-like isoform X3, with amino-acid sequence MASEIIGANWAIGANGANGAKEASGDNKDSGGNGASWAKEASGDNKDSGANGACWNGIIRWLFFMLPVCLGIVYFTLALSMNSNSLDSGPSASLFPSTKRDKALSTYEWMGERMRMLQDEVLRLKWVKEPPGDTMLNFALESQGALVLARLSSETYQCTGPTCFLSSLISLWRRPVDPSIVTQGGPIVDGRCWPFDGERGHLVIALSHPVTISHVTLGHISKTVTTDSISSAPKMFAVYGMKTKEDEGTLLGTFLYDQDGESLQTFKLSDQEAGVFSHVKLQVESNWGNPDYTCVYNFRVYGTI; translated from the exons ATGGCCAGCGAGATCATAGGGGCCAATTGGGCCATAGGGGCCAACGGGGCCAACGGGGCCAAAGAGGCCAGCGGGGACAACAAGGACAGCGGGGGCAACGGGGCCAGCTGGGCCAAAGAGGCCAGCGGGGACAACAAGGACAGCGGGGCCAACGGGGCCTGCTGGAACGGCATTATTCGCTGGCTGTTCTTCATGCTGCCCGTGTGTCTTG GAATTGTATACTTCACCCTGGCTCTATCCATGAACAGCAACTCTCTTGACTCAGGAccctcagcgtcacttttcCCATCAACCAAGCGGGATAAG GCCTTGAGCACATATGAATGGATGGGGGAGCGGATGAGAATGCTGCAGGACGAGGTGCTGAGGTTAAAGTGGGTCAAGGAGCCACCAGGGGACACTATGCTCAACTTTGCCCTGGAGTCGCAAG gGGCCCTTGTTTTAGCTCGATTGTCCTCGGAAACATACCAATGCACCGGACCAACCTGTTTTCTTTCATCCCTGATATCTCTTTGGAGACGACCTGTAGACCCAAGTATTGTGACTCAG GGAGGACCAATCGTGGATGGACGCTGCTGGCCATTTGATGGTGAGCGTGGACATTTAGTCATAGCCCTGTCCCACCCAGTGACCATCAGCCATGTGACACTGGGTCACATTTCAAAGACCGTGACAACTGACAGCATCTCGAGCGCCCCAAAGATGTTTGCTGTCTAT GGCATGAAGACTAAAGAGGATGAAGGTACCCTACTAGGAACCTTTCTTTATGATCAGGACGGCGAGTCATTGCAGACTTTCAAACTGTCT GATCAGGAAGCAGGTGTCTTCAGCCACGTGAAACTGCAAGTCGAGAGCAACTGGGGAAATCCTGACTACACTTGCGTGTACAATTTCAGGGTCTATGGGACCATATAG
- the LOC141764962 gene encoding SUN domain-containing protein 3-like isoform X1 has protein sequence MLSNRQSEVTVRRSVRLTNAGYYDHLGKPVISYKETATYKKRRFSPDGLRKSIAKRISMASEIIGANWAIGANGANGAKEASGDNKDSGGNGASWAKEASGDNKDSGANGACWNGIIRWLFFMLPVCLGIVYFTLALSMNSNSLDSGPSASLFPSTKRDKALSTYEWMGERMRMLQDEVLRLKWVKEPPGDTMLNFALESQGALVLARLSSETYQCTGPTCFLSSLISLWRRPVDPSIVTQGGPIVDGRCWPFDGERGHLVIALSHPVTISHVTLGHISKTVTTDSISSAPKMFAVYGMKTKEDEGTLLGTFLYDQDGESLQTFKLSDQEAGVFSHVKLQVESNWGNPDYTCVYNFRVYGTI, from the exons ATGTTATCAAACAGGCAAAGTGAAG tCACGGTACGTAGAAGCGTTCGACTGACCAACGCAGGATATTACGACCATCTAGGAAAACCAGTCATTTCCTACAAGGAGACGGCTACGTACAA AAAAAGGAGGTTTTCTCCAGACGGTCTGAGAAAGTCCATCGCCAAGAGAATCAGCATGGCCAGCGAGATCATAGGGGCCAATTGGGCCATAGGGGCCAACGGGGCCAACGGGGCCAAAGAGGCCAGCGGGGACAACAAGGACAGCGGGGGCAACGGGGCCAGCTGGGCCAAAGAGGCCAGCGGGGACAACAAGGACAGCGGGGCCAACGGGGCCTGCTGGAACGGCATTATTCGCTGGCTGTTCTTCATGCTGCCCGTGTGTCTTG GAATTGTATACTTCACCCTGGCTCTATCCATGAACAGCAACTCTCTTGACTCAGGAccctcagcgtcacttttcCCATCAACCAAGCGGGATAAG GCCTTGAGCACATATGAATGGATGGGGGAGCGGATGAGAATGCTGCAGGACGAGGTGCTGAGGTTAAAGTGGGTCAAGGAGCCACCAGGGGACACTATGCTCAACTTTGCCCTGGAGTCGCAAG gGGCCCTTGTTTTAGCTCGATTGTCCTCGGAAACATACCAATGCACCGGACCAACCTGTTTTCTTTCATCCCTGATATCTCTTTGGAGACGACCTGTAGACCCAAGTATTGTGACTCAG GGAGGACCAATCGTGGATGGACGCTGCTGGCCATTTGATGGTGAGCGTGGACATTTAGTCATAGCCCTGTCCCACCCAGTGACCATCAGCCATGTGACACTGGGTCACATTTCAAAGACCGTGACAACTGACAGCATCTCGAGCGCCCCAAAGATGTTTGCTGTCTAT GGCATGAAGACTAAAGAGGATGAAGGTACCCTACTAGGAACCTTTCTTTATGATCAGGACGGCGAGTCATTGCAGACTTTCAAACTGTCT GATCAGGAAGCAGGTGTCTTCAGCCACGTGAAACTGCAAGTCGAGAGCAACTGGGGAAATCCTGACTACACTTGCGTGTACAATTTCAGGGTCTATGGGACCATATAG